The Argentina anserina chromosome 3, drPotAnse1.1, whole genome shotgun sequence genome includes a region encoding these proteins:
- the LOC126786087 gene encoding E3 ubiquitin-protein ligase DA2L-like produces the protein MGNKFGKRRQVIDEKYTRPQGLYHHKDVDHKKLRKLILESKLAPCYPGDEDCTRDLEECPICFLYYPSLNRSRCCMKGICTECFLQMKVPNSTRPTQCPFCKTTNYAVEFRGVKSKEEKGQEQIEEQRVIEAKIRMRQKELQDEEERMQNRQSNSSGRNMAPIGDEYSSVSVPTSIDPADGEEIVSSHDSCASMFRPTPPPGAYREDELDLDLDDIMLMEAIWLSIQENGRHKAPTYVDAAQSAQFVTSQSYDSSAIIPSVSGSSSSPSRGLACAIAALAERQQTSGESSIDSGGNNVSTFNMCPGTSRFYNRVRESENYQPGVSLSELSIDHRMALTQDEREWNGDTTQSSYASSDTTEDPVTTSALPTLDETESDLQNAPGHIVPESFEEQMMLAMAVSLAEARAVTSGPGVSWQ, from the exons ATGGGtaataaatttggtaaaaggAGACAGGTGATTGATGAGAAGTATACAAGGCCGCAGGGTCTCTACCACCATAAAGATGTGGATCACAAGAAACTCCGGAAGCTTATACTTGAATCGAAGCTTGCTCCATGCTATCCTGGAGATGAAGACTGCACTCGCGATCTTGAAGAATGCCCAATTTGCTTTCTG TATTATCCAAGTCTCAACAGATCAAGATGTTGCATGAAAGGCATTTGTACTG AGTGTTTTCTCCAAATGAAAGTTCCGAATTCAACTCGGCCTACGCA GTGCCCTTTCTGTAAAACCACCAACTATGCTGTAGAGTTTCGAGGTGTCAAATCTAAGGAGGAGAAGGGCCAGGAACAAATT GAAGAACAACGAGTCATAGAAGCAAAAATTAGAATGCGACAAAAAGAACTTCAGGATGAAGAGGAAAGAATGCAAAATAGACAGTCAAATTCTTCTGGAAGAAACATGGCACCAATTGGGGATGAATACAGCTCTGTATCTG TTCCAACTTCCATTGATCCTGCGGATGGAGAGGAAATTGTTTCTTCTCATGATTCATGTGCTTCAATGTTTAGGCCAACTCCGCCTCCGGGAGCATAcag GGAGGATGAACTTGATCTGGATCTTGATGATATAATGCTCATGGAAGCAATTTGGCTTTCTATTCAG GAGAATGGGAGACATAAGGCTCCAACTTATGTTGATGCTGCTCAATCTGCACAATTTGTCACAAGTCAAAGCTATGATTCATCAGCTATTATACCTTCAGTTTCAGGGTCATCATCATCCCCATCTAGAGGTCTTGCTTGTGCAATAGCTGCCCTTGCGGAACGGCAACAGACGAGTGGAGAATCCTCCATTGATTCAGGTGGCAATAATGTATCAACTTTTAATATGTGTCCAGGCACTAGCAGGTTTTACAACAGGGTGCGAGAATCTGAGAATTATCAGCCTGGAGTTAGTCTTTCTGAATTGTCAATCGATCATAGGATGGCTTTGACTCAAGATGAGAGAGAATGGAATGGTGACACAACGCAGTCAAGTTATGCAAGCTCAGACACAACCGAAGATCCTGTCACTACTTCTGCATTGCCTACATTGGATGAGACTGAGAGTGATCTCCAAAATGCCCCAGGCCACATTGTTCCGGAGAGTTTTGAGGAGCAAATGATGCTGGCCATGGCTGTTTCCCTGGCCGAGGCAAGAGCTGTAACCAGTGGACCTGGAGTTTCGTGGCAGTAG
- the LOC126788011 gene encoding interactor of constitutive active ROPs 1-like, with amino-acid sequence MLRSRGSEVVQKPTLRGSHKLRTSRSDSDPLHHRPITDRSPKLGDRRSPRGSQSDPLNQKKLGTRLADLESQLGQAQDELKSLKEQLASAEAAKKEAQEKLDKKAKKPVVTSEPVKIRETDPPSESEESNRTDRCPSDDNSQRETDVFEVPAEKVTAEPMVEPSKTDQVEEDTKPIDTSAEPPLVMEPEKSPFHDLALKDEEIGMLKAKLEEKEKEVEVFGQENDSLKNQLKEAAMNISSAEVKEKELALKSSKFEEELEATKANAAQLSEKLKATEEAKEALEAEMKKMRVQTEQWKKAADAAAAILAGGVEMNGRISERCGSMDKHFGGVFDTPGGGYAGFVGSPAADDLDDGFGSGKRKGSGKKMFGDLWRKKGQK; translated from the exons ATGCTTCGATCAAG GGGATCTGAAGTGGTTCAAAAGCCAACTCTTCGAGGCTCACATAAGCTGAGGACTTCACGCTCTGATTCGGATCCACTGCATCATCGACCAATCACTGACAGAAGCCCAAAGTTAGGAGATCGACGTTCCCCAAGAGGTTCACAATCGGATCCACtaaaccaaaaaaaacttGGAACCCGCCTTGCTGATTTAGAATCTCAGCTTGGCCAAGCGCAAGATGAGCTAAAGAGTCTAAAAGAACAGTTGGCTTCAGCTGAGGCTGCAAAGAAGGAAGCCCAAGAAAAGCTGGACAAGAAAGCTAAGAAACCAGTTGTGACTTCAGAGCCAGTGAAAATCCGAGAAACGGATCCTCCATCCGAAAGTGAAGAGTCTAACAGAACAGACAGATGTCCCTCAGATGACAACAGCCAAAGGGAAACTGATGTCTTTGAAGTCCCTGCAGAAAAAGTTACAGCTGAGCCCATGGTTGAACCTAGCAAGACTGATCAGGTGGAAGAAGACACCAAACCAATAGATACTTCAGCTGAACCACCATTGGTTATGGAGCCAGAGAAGTCACCCTTTCATGACTTGGCTTTAAAAGATGAAGAGATAGGCATGCTAAAAGCCAAGTTGGAAGAGAAGGAAAAAGAGGTAGAAGTGTTTGGTCAAGAAAATGACAGTTTAAAGAATCAGCTAAAGGAAGCAGCTATGAATATCTCATCTgctgaagtgaaggaaaaggaATTGGCCTTGAAGTCGAGCAAGTTTGAAGAAGAGCTGGAAGCAACTAAAGCTAATGCAGCTCAGTTGAGTGAGAAGCTGAAAGCAACAGAAGAAGCAAAGGAAGCACTAGAAGcggagatgaagaagatgagagtGCAGACAGAGCAGTGGAAAAAGGCCGCAGATGCTGCTGCAGCAATACTTGCCGGGGGTGTGGAGATGAATGGGAGGATTTCCGAGAGGTGTGGCTCCATGGACAAGCACTTTGGCGGAGTATTTGATACGCCGGGTGGTGGCTATGCCGGTTTTGTGGGATCACCTGCTGCTGATGATttggatgatggttttggtagtggaaaacgaaagggttcaggaaaaaaaatgtttgGTGACTTGTGGAGAAAGAAGGGCCAGAAATGA